Proteins found in one Pelmatolapia mariae isolate MD_Pm_ZW linkage group LG7, Pm_UMD_F_2, whole genome shotgun sequence genomic segment:
- the slc17a8 gene encoding vesicular glutamate transporter 3: MPFGLAGLKEQVFKPGKEEVKNTVGDSLGKLQRKIDGSNVEEEGNIELTEDGRPVASTPRPAPLLDCSCGGLPKRYIIAILSGLGFCISFGIRCNLGVAIVEMVNNNTVYINGTPVLQKAQFNWDPETVGLIHGSFFWGYIVTQIPGGFISNKLSANRVFGAAIFLTSLLNMFIPSAARVHYGCVMFVRILQGLVEGVTYPACHGMWSKWAPPLERSRLATTSFCGSYAGAVIAMPLAGVLVQYVGWSSVFYVYGVFGILWYTLWLLLAYGSPADHPTITDEERTYIESTIGETMHKLSVTEKFKTPWRRFFTSMPVYAIIVANFCRSWTFYLLLISQPAYFEEVFGFPISKVGILSAVPHMVMTIVVPIGGQLADFLRSNKIMSTTNVRKLMNCGGFGMEATLLLVVGFSHTRGVAISFLVLAVGFSGFAISGFNVNHLDIAPRYASILMGISNGVGTLSGMVCPLIVGAMTKHKTRLEWQNVFVIAAMVHYSGVIFYAIFASGEQQEWANPESTSEDKCGIIDEDELAEESELTSENMVAPKKSYGTTDNSSGRKQGWKKKRGVTMQEEEEHYENGDYQERYQ, from the exons ATGCCTTTTGGTTTAGCAGGGTTGAAGGAGCAGGTGTTTAAACCAGGGAAGGAAGAGGTGAAGAACACAGTGGGAGACTCTCTGGGAAAACTGCAAAG GAAAATAGATGGCAGTAATGTGGAAGAAGAGGGGAATATTGAGCTGACAGAGGATGGGAGACCGGTGGCATCAACGCCACGCCCCGCGCCACTGCTGGACTGCAGCTGTGGCGGCCTGCCTAAGCGTTATATCATCGCCATCCTCAGCGGCCTGGGTTTCTGCATCTCCTTCGGCATTCGATGCAATCTTGGTGTGGCCATCGTGGAGATGGTTAACAACAACACCGTCTATATAAATGGGACCCCGGTGCTTCAG AAAGCTCAGTTTAACTGGGACCCAGAGACGGTGGGGCTGATCCACGGCTCCTTCTTCTGGGGCTACATCGTCACTCAAATCCCCGGTGGTTTCATCTCCAACAAGCTGTCCGCCAACAG GGTGTTCGGAGCTGCCATTTTCCTGACATCACTGCTCAATATGTTCATCCCATCCGCAGCCAGAGTGCACTACGGCTGCGTCATGTTTGTTCGCATCCTTCAGGGCTTAGTGGAG GGTGTTACCTACCCAGCATGTCATGGGATGTGGTCCAAATGGGCGCCTCCTCTTGAACGAAGTCGACTGGCAACAACTTCATTCTGTG GATCCTATGCAGGAGCAGTGATCGCCATGCCTTTAGCCGGAGTGCTCGTTCAGTACGTCGGCTGGTCTTCGGTCTTCTATGTTTATG GTGTTTTTGGGATATTATGGTACACGCTGTGGCTCCTGCTAGCTTATGGAAGTCCTGCTGACCATCCTACAATCACAGACGAAGAGAGGACGTACATAGAGTCCACCATCGGTGAAACAATGCACAAACTGAGTGTAACCGAG AAATTCAAAACTCCGTGGCGTCGCTTCTTCACCTCCATGCCTGTCTATGCGATCATTGTGGCCAACTTCTGCCGGAGCTGGACCTTCTATCTGCTTCTCATCAGCCAGCCAGCGTATTTTGAGGAAGTATTTGGATTCCCCATCAGCAAG GTGGGGATCCTGTCTGCTGTCCCCCACATGGTGATGACAATCGTTGTTCCTATTGGAGGGCAGCTGGCTGACTTCTTACGCAGCAACAAAATCATGTCTACCACTAACGTGCGGAAACTCATGAACTGTGGAG GGTTCGGTATGGAGGCTACTCTACTGTTGGTGGTCGGGTTTTCTCACACTCGAGGGGTCGCCATCTCCTTCCTTGTGTTGGCTGTAGGCTTTAGTGGATTTGCCATCTCAG GTTTCAATGTCAATCATCTGGATATTGCTCCTCGCTACGCCAGCATCCTGATGGGTATTTCCAATGGGGTGGGAACGCTGTCTGGAATGGTGTGCCCGCTAATTGTTGGCGCTATGACTAAACACAAG ACTCGTCTGGAGTGGCAGAATGTCTTTGTTATTGCGGCCATGGTGCATTACTCAGGGGTCATCTTTTACGCTATCTTCGCTTCAGGAGAGCAGCAGGAATGGGCCAACCCCGAGAGCACAAGTGAGGATAAATGCGGCATTATTGATGAGGACGAGCTGGCTGAGGAGTCAGAGCTCACTAGCGAGAACATGGTGGCTCCCAAAAAGAGTTACGGAACAACAGACAATTCGTCCGGTCGAAAACAGGGCTGGAAAAAGAAGAGAGGAGTTACCAtgcaagaggaggaggagcattATGAGAACGGGGACTACCAGGAGCGGTACCAGTGA